The genomic DNA tacagcagtgtgtgtgtgtgtgtgtgtgtgtgtgtgtgtgtgtgtgtgtgtgtgtgtgtgtgtgtgtatgtgagagtaAATACAGAAAAGAATAATGGGTCTCTGTGTTGGAGTAGGAGAGGTTTCAGGCAACACTGTTACAGCCAGCTACACTGTTTATCACCATATGGCTGTTTCTGCATGATGTTGCTTGACTGGCCCCCAGTTACAAAGATGGCAAACAAAGAGTACAAGTTAAATGGGCAGAGTCTAAATGAGGAAATTATGTTCTGGCACACCCAGTGTCAGAATGGATCATTGCTTCCCTTCTGACTCGGGCATGGTTAGTGTAACAGTCTTCACTGCATtataatgtgttattttttttctctccagaaTCAGATGTTTCCACCCTGGTGGGTCCATCTCAAGCCAAGGCACCGCCGCCACATCCACCACAAGGACTCCCACCATCTGCCAGAATCAGCAGAGCCTTAAGACGCCTCCATGTTTCACACTCCTCAAAGGTCTAATGTAGGCTAAATCCATGGAGAGCTTTACGAGGGAAACACGTGATTTTTAGTCACTTTCTTTTTACTCTCCATGAGTAGCTGTTAAACCTGTGCCTTACAGCATAAGGCACCTAGTTGTACAGCCAGATGACTGAGGTTTACTCTGTTATActggaggggttttttttttgtttgtttttaacatttaagcACAAGTAGTAGCAGCAATTAAAGATGTTTCCCAGTaacaaacatttactgtagtgtgAAAACACAATAAGCATGTATAACATGGAGCATCTTGTTTTGCGTTTTGTCGGCAGCGTTAGGACGTCTCAAAGCGACTCACTCTAAACCTGTTCATTTTAGAGCGGCTCAttgaaactttttgtttttttttttgaagatatAACAgtatggagattttttttttttttttttccctgcaggaCTTTTGTTGGGCTTTGACCCATATCTGTTTGAAACCAACTATAATTGgttataatttaattttaaattgaacTGGCAGCAATGCTGTGTGTGTAGAATTTTGCATCAGATTTtttatatttggaaattaaaaaGGATTGTAGTGCATCTGTAAGTGAGGGCTTTGAGGAATGTAGGGACTGGAAGTGTTTAGATCAAGTGTGCTTTAATGGAGTTTTGTATGGCTTTTAAAGCAGCAGGACCACGTTTGGTCTTTTTGACGTGTGAAATTTACTTGAGTTTGGGCCAAAAGTGACTGCCATCCTGCTCAGTTACAcaaggtgaaaataaaaacacctgtaaGAAACCTGAGAGAGCTCAGCATCTGCAGAGCTTGACTGAATCTGACTGCAGACTGATTAAAGCTTGGCTCTGTAGCTAAAGAAGTGTTATGTTCTATTATTGCTTTGTTAATAATATTTAATTGAGTAACTTTGTGAAAGCAACTGATTGGATTGGGGTTTTTCTAGACCTGTTTATTGTTTAGTCAGCCACTTTATAAAAGTTCATGTTCagaattttcagtgtttttaatgctgtgcagttgaaagcaacattttcttttaatattagATTTTTGCCTTTGACTTTAATATGATCAAACCTAAtaatcagttttattgtttCCCCAGATCTCCAATTACTCTATGCTGTACTTCCCCTGCCAGATTTGCTCAGTTTCAGCTATTTGTGCCTGTTTGTGTAAAATAGGCAAAATAGTTATTATACATTTGaaattttctgtgtgcttttatgacATTGCTGTTTGTTCACTTAAAGTGCTTTTGGAAGtatttttgttaaagaaatCAACATGATTATTTAGCTCTGTAATACGGCAAATCACATGACCTCCAAAGTTTGTGTTGTTCTAacataattttatttctttactggAAATAAATGTTTGCCTTGGTGTGGCGGCCGTGTTTTGCGTTCAGTTTTGCAGCTGTTCTGAAATAATTAGTGATGcctgaaaggaagaaaaatacatttaacagtttaaaataacagatttaaagtaaataggcaaaaaaaaaattttttaaatcaagttaAGCCTCACTGATTTAATGGTCGGTTGATATTGTCGGCTGATAATGTGTATTTATCAATCTATCGGTATTTGATTTGTAACATTAGATAAGTGAAAAtgattaaagaagaagaaatcctGTATTGGTTGGGATCTCAAGTCAAAATCTGAGTTGAAATGTACAATATCAAACTGTAAGTCTTTAAATTTGTAAGTGACtgaatatttgtttttcatcatGATTAGGAAGTTGGGATTGACAGATTTGTAACACAGGCTTAGCATTATGAATGTGAAATGTGTGCACATCACTTAAATGTGTATGGAAtgaagatgttttgttttttttttttgtttttttaagaaaaaacttTTAGCATTTAAAGCTGTAGATGTTATCCTATAGGATGTTGCCATCCTATGGGATGAGTGGGGCGGAATAATGGGCCAGTCTGGCGCTGATGAATCAGGGATTTTATCTGTATGAATGGGATAAAGACCTTGGCACAGTGGCAAAACCACCAAATGCCAGCTTATTAGAATAACAAAAGATGGAGTCTCGTGACCTTAGGCTGacgtttataaaaaaaaaaagctgcggATGTCTGTGTCAACTGTCTGTGCATAAGTAGCATTAGACTGTTTAAATGTCACTTGCAGAAGTTTTCCAGGTGTTTGAAAAAACTGCTTGaaagcaacattaaaaaaagcttCCTGAGCATcacatgtacaaaaaaaaaaccattctGTGGTCCAGAAATGGCAAACAATGTCCTGTTTAAGCCTAGTGGAAGGGAGCAAACTACATCTCTACACAGTCTCTCAGCCTCTGAGTTAATGAAGTTTCCTTAATGCTCCATACTTTATGATTGATACTTTTAGGCCCACACGAGGAAAAATAGTTACATTAGCACATTGAACctttcatatatatttatattaacaatataaGTAAAAACACTCCATAAATAACTTTGTACAAATAACAGTAGAAAATACAGGCAATAATAATGTCTGTttaaatgaatgttttctttctaaaaCTGCCTGAACATCAGGTTTTTCACGGATACAGGATGAGAACCATACCATGAAATGTTACGATTTTGTTTGAGTGTTTCTGTTACCATCACTCATGCACATGCATTATCTTAAGCCTAGTATGGAGTTTGTACAAGGCAGCAGTTACTGTGAGAAGCCTGCATTTAAAAACCCTCAATAAGTATTTAAATAATGGATTGAATCagcaaaagtaaaattaattcaAAGACAGTTTAGCCTGTTTCCACAAACAACTGAAATACATGCGAAGAAAGCTTAGTTGAAGTTACAGTTGCTCGGTTATTGCAGTGCTTTGAGCTGATGCTCAGCGTAAATGCTAacatgctgatgttaatgcaaACACAAATTTAAGCATGCTCACAACTTCAGCGTATAGGGCTTTCATGCATCTCATATTTGCTATTTAGCGCTAAAATTTGTTACGCTTCATTCAAGGCCACAGCGGTTCTATGGTACTGCTAGTATagctggattaaaaaaacaaacactcaagGTAGATGTTTAATTGTCCCTTAAACAAGATTTCATCATTTAATTATAGAAAATATTACTAAAATTGCACAAAAGCACAACCAGCCTGAGGTATAAACAAATGTTGCTTTGGACCCCGCAGCCATCTGAGATACCTAGATGATGACCTTCCTTATTATTTTGTCatgaatttattcatttaatggGTCAAGAGGAGGTTATACCCAAGACCTgaaaaaacttgttttttttttggcatttacaGAGTTAGAAATCTTTTTGAATCAGAAGGACACAAATAACAGCTGTTGTTTTGCTGATAGTGTGAGCACTGACCCCCCGCGGGTCACGGGCATACTAGGGTGTTTTGATCAATAGTGATGAACATGTGAAAAGTGGACAACAATAAGTCGTCATCACACTGCGGTGCGTCGCTATACATAACCAGATTTGTTTTATAAAACCCATTTGGATGACAATACTTTATGCTGTGCCATCACACAGCTACTTTATATAAAAGGACAGCGGCACAGAGGACTTCTATTGAGCATCAGTTGGGCCCCCACTAAAATAACAATGGGAAAGGTAAGTTTATTATGTGTTTCtgaaaatacagaataaaacaaaCGTTAACCTTGAGATATATGTTTGAACAGAATATAATTATTCAATGCTGTGACACGCATTTGCAGATCATATTCTACGAGGACAGGAATTTCCAAGGTCGGCACCATGAGTGCATGAGCGACTGTGCTGACCTGCACCCCTACTTCAACCGCTGCAACTCCATTCGGGTGGAGAGTGGCTGTTTCATGGTTTATGACAGACCTCACTATTTGGGCCACCAGTACTTCCTGCGCAGGGGCGAGTACTCCGACAACCAGCGCATGATCGGAATCAACGACTGCATTCGCTCCTGCCGCATGATTCCCATGGTAAGAATGAGACTGTTTTAAAGATACAGTGAGTTAACATATTTACAAGTGGGTACGCTGCATTATTGGAGTACAAAAGCAGTGTCAAAGAAGGAACACATTTATGTTCAATAAAGTCAAatcaagaaacaaaacagaagaaacaaaagtaaaatgaaGGCTATAAACTACACAATCCCAATACTTGTATATTCTTCCTTGGAGAACATTTTAGATTATAAATCTGTGACGGCCAAAACCACCATCATATTCAGTTTGCCACGTCAGGTTGGCTCAGGAGATGCTCATCTGGTGGACCCTGAACTGGAAAAGAAACATAAGCTGAGGTTTGGTTTGGTTAAGGATGCTTTTCCCAAACCATTATTGGCGTAACCTGCAACTAGTATTAGATAGATGGACTGTTTTACATGTTTATGTCTGTCTAATAAATGTTGTTCTCTCTTCAGCACCGTGGCTCctacaaaataaaattgtatgaGCGTCCAGATATGGGCGGCCAAATGCAGGAGGTGAGCGAAGATTGCCCCAACGTCCAGGACCGCTTCCGTATGTCTGACATTAACTCGTGCAATGTGTTAGATGGCCACTGGCTGCTGTACGACCAGCCCAACTACAGAGGGAGGACCTACTACCTGAGACCTGGCGAATACCGCAGATACAGTGACTGGGGCGGTGCGAGTCCAAGGATCGGCTCTCTCAGGCGAATCACCGACTTTAATTAAAGCCTTCTGAACCTTGTTCCTTTGTCTGTTCTCAATAAACATACTGGGCTTAAACTGTGTTTATGTCTGTATCTTAAACCAGATGGccttatttctttttaatctggTGTTCGAGTCCCTTTGCTGTAACATTTAATCTACTCCTAAAAGAATAGTTTGACAGGAAATGTTTGTGTTGACTCACTGGTCTGACCCATCTCATGCTGCGTTGTCCACAAGTAACGAGAAGCAAATAGTCCTTAAACATtcaaaaattcaataaaaagtgcaagcaggaaaacaaaaaaactaaaacaaaagaaaacagcgGACAGCACTCTGGTCTTTAGTTCAATTTATTGATTGAGTacttttcaaaatatttcacaTAAAATGTCTCACATCAGCTTTCTCACATAACGATGCGTCTGATGGATCCAACCCTGGGACTCATGCCTCCCCACTCATGAAACCTCCTGTATTCACCAGGATGTATCAGGTACTGGCGTCCCCTGTAATGAGGATGCTCGTAGAAGATCCAGTAGCCATCCATTACGTTGCAGGAGTAGATGTCGTTGAGGTGGAAGCGTTCAtacagggaggggcagtcatcggTCAACTCCATCATCTGGCCTCCAAATTCTGGGCGCTCATAGATCATCAATCTGTGAGAACCTTGGTGCTGCAGAAATGATGATGTCATTTATTAACCTTTAGAACAGTGATATCTGTGATAAAGTTTGAACAACACCCAACTGAGACTTACCATGGGGATCATACGGCAGGACCGCACACAGTCATTGAATCCCATCCAGCGCTGGTAGTCTGGATAGTCGCCCTTCCTCAGGTAGTACTGGTAGCCCGTGTAGTTGGGTCTCTCATAGACCATCCAGTTACCACTATCCACTTTGATAGAGTTGCAGCGGCTGAAGTGGGAATGTAGGTCTGAGCACTCACTGCTGCACTCATAAGAGCGACCTTCGAAGTTCCTGTTCTCGTAGAAAACGATCTGAAAAAAATTTCattcagggattttttttttttttttttttttaaatcagatacaTGTTTGATTAAATTAAGGTAGAGGTTCTGCTTCACTGGTTTTAGCTGAATAGTCCGTGCAGGTATGCAGAAGCACAAAAGGaacggtttaaaaaaaaaaaaaaggcaacctTACCTTACCCATTGTGCCGGCTAACTTTTGTCACactgtaacagcagcagcagctgtgggcTCCAGGCTGCCTTTATAACCCATGGATGACCTATGGCATTGTGATTCAGAACAATGACCGGGCTGGTCAGCTTTTTCACAcagaacaattttttttctttttctttgttttgtgagGTCTACAGTGcaaatcagctgtttttttctgaGCTCAAGTTGCCCCCTTGTATTTGTTTGATGGCCTACACATAAAATCTGCAACTAAactaacaatatatatatatatatatatatatatatatatatatatatatatatatatatatatatatatatatatatatatatgtgattgGACTGGAATGATGAAAGCTAGTGTatacatgttttttatttttccaacacCAACTTACATTCACGTGTTACAGTCCACATTTTACATCACATAAAATTAATCTGTATTGATACTGCAAAGGTGATACATTTGTATTGTAAAAATGATGAAAGTTGcagtaaatatatttaacaTGGCGCTACTTTAAGCAGCCACCACCTTGCCTTTGTGAAAAGTGGCAGCAGCCTTTTATAAGCCGAGCAATTcaagcactgtttttttttttttttttggtcagcaaacaagctgttttaaatAGCCTCAtgtttgttgtgcttttgtttggTTCGTATCACCCTTTTCTGTGTTGTGTGGACCAAGCTCTAGAATGTCACTTTAATGCAGCCTGTGCTTGTTTAATACAAAACAGCCACAGCATCAAGTATAAAGTGCTGTTAATTGCACATCCATACATGTCTGTATTCTTGGGAGTCTGCGCTTATTATATACAATAATTGGACAGCTTCAAATATTACATTattcttttaataatttattattaaagtATTTACAT from Archocentrus centrarchus isolate MPI-CPG fArcCen1 chromosome 2, fArcCen1, whole genome shotgun sequence includes the following:
- the LOC115793224 gene encoding gamma-crystallin M2-like — its product is MGKIIFYEDRNFQGRHHECMSDCADLHPYFNRCNSIRVESGCFMVYDRPHYLGHQYFLRRGEYSDNQRMIGINDCIRSCRMIPMHRGSYKIKLYERPDMGGQMQEVSEDCPNVQDRFRMSDINSCNVLDGHWLLYDQPNYRGRTYYLRPGEYRRYSDWGGASPRIGSLRRITDFN
- the LOC115793182 gene encoding gamma-crystallin M2-like is translated as MGKIVFYENRNFEGRSYECSSECSDLHSHFSRCNSIKVDSGNWMVYERPNYTGYQYYLRKGDYPDYQRWMGFNDCVRSCRMIPMHQGSHRLMIYERPEFGGQMMELTDDCPSLYERFHLNDIYSCNVMDGYWIFYEHPHYRGRQYLIHPGEYRRFHEWGGMSPRVGSIRRIVM